A region from the Alphaproteobacteria bacterium genome encodes:
- the fabG gene encoding 3-oxoacyl-[acyl-carrier-protein] reductase, producing the protein MFDLAGKVALITGATGGIGGAIARKMRAAGATVVVSGRNVAKMDAEFGDEYIKIPCDLAADGGAVELVMNTIEAAGKIDILINNAGITRDTLLMRMTDDQFDEVINTNLRSCFKMCRAAIMPMMKNRFGRIINMASIIGTIGGPGQANYAASKGGMIAMTKSIAAEVASRGITANAIAPGFIKTPMTDVLPDELKKTYLAQIPAGRFGEPDDIANACVFLASDEASYINGQTLHVNGGMGRF; encoded by the coding sequence ATGTTTGATTTAGCTGGCAAAGTTGCTTTAATCACAGGCGCAACCGGTGGTATCGGTGGCGCAATTGCGCGCAAAATGCGTGCCGCGGGTGCGACCGTTGTTGTGTCGGGCCGCAATGTCGCCAAAATGGACGCAGAATTTGGCGATGAATATATTAAAATACCATGCGACCTGGCGGCGGACGGCGGCGCGGTTGAATTGGTTATGAACACAATCGAAGCAGCGGGCAAAATCGATATTTTAATTAACAACGCGGGCATCACACGCGATACATTGTTAATGCGTATGACGGATGATCAGTTTGACGAAGTCATCAACACCAACCTGCGTTCTTGTTTCAAGATGTGCCGTGCGGCAATTATGCCAATGATGAAGAACCGCTTTGGTCGTATCATCAACATGGCGTCAATCATCGGCACAATCGGTGGCCCGGGCCAGGCAAACTATGCGGCATCCAAGGGTGGTATGATTGCCATGACAAAATCCATCGCTGCCGAGGTTGCGTCCCGTGGAATCACCGCCAACGCGATTGCACCGGGCTTTATCAAAACCCCAATGACGGATGTTCTGCCCGACGAACTGAAAAAAACATATCTGGCGCAAATTCCGGCGGGTCGTTTTGGCGAACCAGACGATATTGCGAACGCGTGTGTGTTCTTGGCATCCGACGAAGCGTCATACATCAACGGCCAAACATTACACGTAAATGGTGGAATGGGACGATTCTAA
- the metG gene encoding methionine--tRNA ligase, with translation MTPPVGVCFFNKRHINMAKKYLITSALPYVNGELHLGHLIGCWLPSDVYARFCRACGRDVLYVCGADEHGTPAVVGAAAENMPVIEYNNKYYEKHLRAVRDFNLSFDLYGRTHTEKQEKLIHELFSRLDQLGLIEERETIQPFSIDDNMFLADRQLVGTCPKCGFDGARGDQCDKCSATYEATELINPRSTISGSDKIEMRPTKNLFFLASRVEDTWKDWLATHAPKWSRSAAAIARGWANEGLRDTSITRDLPWGIPVNKPGYENKVFYVWFDAPWGYVSISQAANENWADWWKNPDTHYAQFMGKDNVKFHAVFFPEQQLAMNDNWKTVDMLKGMNFLNFEGGKFSKSQKRGIFLDSAIAVAPADYWRYALLANAPETDDNDFTIARFADVVNKDLNGMLGNFVSRVCKLTAKNFGNNVPSNGTADPELESQINEKLAELTSALDACEFRAAIAALRGLYAIGNEYMTKCEPWALVKNGDMAGAAACLNECMQMIDLFARVSAPFIPNAAEKMQAIFADKHDLSWPTKYEHRVKDGTEFTVPENLFNRIDDETVAMLTEKYAPKQDENIPTPIVAEITDVKNHPTRDDLHILTVNTGADTVQIVCGAPNVRVGLRGVLAPVGAKLPGMKKPLAQRTVAGVESYGMMCSPSELGIGDDGDKIIELDENTEIGGKYKC, from the coding sequence ATGACGCCCCCCGTTGGCGTCTGTTTTTTTAATAAAAGGCACATAAACATGGCAAAGAAATACTTAATTACATCGGCATTACCATACGTAAATGGGGAATTGCACCTGGGGCATTTGATTGGGTGTTGGTTGCCATCTGATGTATATGCGCGTTTTTGTCGCGCGTGCGGCCGCGATGTTTTATATGTATGTGGTGCGGACGAACATGGCACACCTGCGGTTGTTGGTGCGGCGGCGGAAAATATGCCAGTTATTGAATATAATAATAAATATTATGAAAAACATTTGCGTGCCGTGCGCGACTTTAATTTGTCATTTGACCTGTACGGTCGCACCCACACTGAAAAACAAGAAAAATTAATCCATGAATTATTTTCCCGATTGGACCAATTGGGCCTAATCGAAGAACGCGAAACAATTCAGCCTTTTTCAATTGATGACAATATGTTCTTGGCCGATCGTCAATTGGTTGGAACATGTCCAAAATGTGGTTTTGACGGCGCGCGTGGCGACCAGTGTGATAAATGCAGTGCAACCTACGAAGCGACCGAACTGATAAACCCGCGCAGCACCATTTCAGGCAGCGATAAAATCGAAATGCGCCCGACCAAGAATTTATTCTTTCTGGCGTCGCGTGTCGAAGATACCTGGAAAGATTGGCTGGCCACACACGCGCCAAAATGGTCGCGTTCTGCGGCGGCGATTGCGCGCGGCTGGGCGAACGAAGGGTTGCGTGATACATCCATTACGCGCGACCTGCCGTGGGGAATACCTGTGAACAAACCCGGGTACGAGAACAAGGTTTTCTATGTATGGTTTGACGCGCCGTGGGGTTATGTCTCTATTTCCCAGGCCGCAAATGAAAATTGGGCCGATTGGTGGAAAAATCCAGACACGCACTATGCCCAGTTTATGGGCAAAGACAACGTGAAATTCCACGCAGTCTTTTTCCCAGAACAGCAACTTGCCATGAATGATAACTGGAAAACAGTTGATATGTTAAAGGGCATGAATTTCTTGAATTTCGAAGGGGGCAAATTCTCGAAATCGCAAAAGCGTGGCATATTCTTGGATTCTGCGATTGCGGTTGCGCCGGCGGATTATTGGCGTTATGCGTTGTTGGCAAATGCGCCTGAAACAGACGATAACGATTTTACAATTGCGCGTTTTGCAGACGTTGTGAACAAAGACCTGAACGGTATGTTGGGTAACTTTGTGTCGCGTGTATGTAAACTGACTGCGAAAAATTTTGGGAACAATGTTCCATCTAACGGCACGGCTGACCCAGAACTGGAATCCCAGATTAACGAAAAACTGGCTGAATTAACATCTGCGCTGGACGCGTGTGAATTTCGTGCGGCAATTGCGGCACTGCGTGGCCTGTACGCGATTGGTAACGAATACATGACAAAATGTGAACCATGGGCATTGGTAAAAAATGGTGACATGGCGGGTGCGGCGGCGTGTCTGAACGAATGCATGCAGATGATTGACCTGTTTGCACGCGTGTCTGCACCATTTATCCCAAATGCCGCGGAAAAAATGCAGGCTATCTTTGCGGATAAACATGATTTATCGTGGCCAACCAAATACGAACATCGCGTCAAAGACGGTACGGAATTTACTGTGCCTGAAAACCTGTTTAACCGTATTGATGATGAAACGGTTGCGATGTTGACCGAAAAATATGCCCCGAAACAGGATGAAAACATCCCAACCCCAATTGTTGCAGAAATCACGGATGTAAAAAATCACCCAACCCGCGATGATTTACATATCTTGACGGTAAATACTGGGGCGGACACGGTTCAGATTGTCTGTGGTGCGCCAAATGTGCGCGTGGGCCTGCGTGGGGTATTGGCGCCGGTGGGGGCGAAACTGCCCGGCATGAAAAAACCATTGGCCCAAAGAACGGTTGCAGGCGTCGAATCATATGGTATGATGTGCAGCCCGTCGGAACTGGGGATTGGTGATGATGGTGATAAAATAATCGAATTGGATGAAAATACAGAAATTGGTGGTAAATATAAATGCTAG
- a CDS encoding AAA family ATPase, which produces MWVVCTISCVGSKGEKGMQTVAMAMNADLETIKGAIAAKFDTATYTSWIAPLTFDIENDTLVLGAQNQFSANFINGVHFGALSSVASTFGLALKIVVRNTSVSSAPVANDNTTQTYTPAATVSPAATVAFDSFVTCDENLFVVSACKKVATASVPFSPLFIYGAAGCGKTLLTECISGAATGRVVKMSGAQFVSEFTRSLKEHNVFAFKDFCRKCDTFILDDVQALSGKRASTDEFMQLIVDLRNAGKNVVLTANAAPNNLTGFDRHAQSLLASGLVADVASPNAYVKSVMLRRAGVATDVADALCARIANDGHMIAGVAKKIRAYVDLMGASVDMAVATRLLADTLQTVKTPVAMVRSMCEKLGVSYDAVCGSGRSRALVLARQTMMVVLKQATQLSLSEIGNFVGGRDHATVLYAIKQIEKQLASDLVLSAQIQQLVSECR; this is translated from the coding sequence ATGTGGGTGGTTTGTACAATCTCTTGTGTGGGAAGCAAAGGAGAAAAAGGTATGCAGACAGTGGCAATGGCAATGAACGCAGATTTGGAAACAATCAAGGGGGCGATTGCGGCAAAATTTGACACTGCGACATATACATCTTGGATTGCACCACTGACATTTGATATTGAAAACGACACATTGGTTTTGGGTGCACAGAATCAGTTTTCTGCAAACTTTATTAACGGTGTACACTTTGGTGCGTTGTCATCTGTTGCATCGACATTTGGCCTGGCATTAAAGATTGTTGTACGCAACACATCTGTATCGTCGGCGCCGGTTGCAAATGATAACACGACACAAACATATACGCCTGCGGCGACTGTTTCACCTGCGGCAACGGTTGCGTTTGATTCATTTGTTACATGTGATGAAAATTTATTTGTTGTATCCGCCTGTAAAAAGGTTGCAACCGCATCTGTTCCATTTTCACCTTTGTTCATTTACGGTGCGGCGGGTTGTGGTAAAACACTGTTGACCGAATGTATTTCGGGTGCGGCGACTGGTCGCGTTGTAAAGATGTCTGGGGCGCAATTTGTATCTGAATTCACCCGCAGCCTAAAAGAACACAATGTTTTTGCATTCAAAGACTTCTGCCGCAAATGTGATACATTTATCTTGGACGATGTCCAGGCCTTATCTGGCAAACGTGCATCGACCGACGAATTTATGCAATTGATTGTTGATTTGCGCAACGCGGGCAAAAACGTTGTTCTGACTGCGAACGCGGCACCAAACAACCTGACGGGTTTTGATCGTCACGCACAATCTTTGTTGGCGTCTGGCCTGGTTGCAGATGTTGCATCGCCAAACGCGTATGTAAAATCTGTTATGTTGCGTCGTGCGGGTGTTGCGACGGATGTTGCCGATGCATTGTGTGCGCGCATTGCGAACGATGGTCACATGATTGCAGGCGTTGCGAAAAAGATTCGTGCCTATGTTGACTTGATGGGTGCGTCTGTGGATATGGCGGTTGCGACGCGTTTGTTGGCGGACACATTGCAGACTGTAAAAACACCGGTTGCAATGGTGCGTTCAATGTGTGAAAAACTGGGGGTATCATACGACGCGGTATGTGGTTCGGGCCGTTCCCGTGCATTGGTATTGGCACGCCAGACAATGATGGTTGTATTGAAACAGGCGACCCAGTTATCATTGTCTGAAATTGGCAATTTTGTTGGTGGTCGCGATCATGCAACTGTATTATATGCAATCAAACAGATTGAAAAGCAATTGGCATCTGACCTGGTATTATCTGCCCAGATTCAACAGTTGGTATCAGAATGCCGTTAA
- a CDS encoding epoxyqueuosine reductase QueH, with amino-acid sequence MNATKLVLLSCCAPCSAGAIKQLADGAVPCVSEFIVLFYNPNIFPESEYTKRMHEQIKYCEKLGVKYAVLEYDHDAWRECVRGFETAPERGARCALCFEYRFRRAVRFARENGYNAIASVLGVSRHKDQSQVDHAATLACDDIEYLPINWDENLRIQINRASDFYRQNYCGCEFSIRKV; translated from the coding sequence ATGAACGCGACGAAACTGGTTTTGTTATCTTGCTGTGCGCCGTGTTCGGCCGGCGCGATTAAACAGTTGGCGGACGGTGCTGTGCCATGCGTATCAGAATTTATCGTTTTGTTCTATAATCCGAATATATTCCCAGAATCAGAATACACTAAACGCATGCATGAACAGATTAAATATTGCGAAAAACTGGGTGTAAAATACGCAGTTCTGGAATACGACCATGACGCATGGCGCGAATGTGTTCGCGGGTTTGAAACCGCGCCCGAACGCGGGGCGCGTTGCGCACTGTGCTTTGAATACCGTTTTCGCCGTGCAGTGCGTTTTGCGCGTGAAAACGGATATAACGCAATTGCAAGTGTTCTGGGCGTATCCCGTCACAAGGACCAGTCCCAGGTGGATCACGCCGCCACATTAGCCTGTGACGATATTGAATATTTGCCAATTAATTGGGATGAAAATTTACGCATCCAAATCAACCGCGCATCTGATTTTTATCGACAAAATTATTGCGGTTGCGAATTTAGTATTCGCAAAGTATAA
- a CDS encoding OmpH family outer membrane protein: protein MVKKTSENQSVKNYKKTGIIAAIVIAVAVLGVWAVSALNSNSGASVSDAVAVVSEDAANGANLRIAVVRMDAIQTDATALKDLRTQKEKYENELRDELTRDQKALEKEKAEIEKSQDVLSREALQRRVVDYQNKVTKLQRDLTERAQSIEMSYQKALNELQSKHLDPVIEGIIAKKNLSLVIDGRMARTGADVANLDITDEVIKALDKKVSKVKMETPKGF, encoded by the coding sequence ATGGTCAAGAAAACATCAGAAAATCAATCTGTAAAAAACTATAAAAAAACAGGCATTATTGCGGCAATTGTGATTGCTGTGGCGGTTTTGGGCGTTTGGGCGGTGTCGGCGCTGAATTCTAATTCGGGCGCATCTGTATCTGACGCGGTCGCAGTTGTCAGCGAAGATGCCGCAAACGGTGCAAATCTGCGCATTGCGGTTGTTCGCATGGATGCAATCCAGACAGATGCCACCGCACTAAAAGACCTGCGCACGCAAAAGGAAAAATATGAAAATGAATTGCGCGATGAATTGACCCGTGATCAAAAGGCATTAGAAAAAGAAAAGGCCGAAATTGAAAAGTCCCAGGATGTTTTATCCCGCGAAGCATTACAGCGCCGCGTTGTTGACTATCAAAACAAGGTTACCAAACTGCAACGTGATTTGACGGAACGTGCCCAGTCAATTGAAATGTCGTATCAAAAGGCCTTGAATGAATTGCAGTCCAAGCACCTAGACCCGGTTATCGAAGGTATTATTGCCAAAAAGAATTTGTCCCTGGTAATTGATGGCCGTATGGCACGCACAGGTGCAGATGTCGCGAATCTGGACATCACAGACGAAGTGATTAAGGCATTGGATAAAAAAGTATCCAAGGTCAAGATGGAAACACCAAAAGGTTTCTAA
- the dprA gene encoding DNA-protecting protein DprA, translated as MVSNMSDIFNRLLILRTPGIGPAKFNALIQKFGSLDDVVAALCPTDKLRDAVSDEMARATEQHIYYISDTDDLYPDHLRATKNHPPVITVRGNLDILTRDMVSIVGTRHATAAGMELVADIAQKFAENNTVVVSGMAIGTDTAAHRGALRATPGAGTIAVLAGGVDYIWPLENESLYWDIVAHGAVISEMPVGFTPIATNFVQRNRIVAGLSRRLILGEADIKSGSMTTARFAHELNREIWAIPSHPSDLRAFGPNSLIQSGVARLCMGANDFFDASHPETNQKKNSKKIDAENNLIDAIGTIPVSESVLAEIVKKSISEIKSELVILELGGLVRKIDGGYVRA; from the coding sequence ATGGTATCAAACATGTCAGATATATTTAACAGATTATTGATTTTGCGCACCCCAGGCATTGGTCCGGCGAAATTTAACGCACTGATTCAGAAATTTGGTTCGCTTGATGATGTGGTTGCCGCGCTGTGCCCAACCGATAAATTGCGTGACGCAGTGTCTGATGAAATGGCGCGCGCCACCGAACAGCATATATATTATATAAGTGACACCGATGATTTATATCCAGACCATTTGCGTGCGACAAAAAATCATCCGCCCGTCATAACGGTGCGTGGCAATCTGGATATATTGACGCGTGATATGGTATCAATTGTTGGCACACGTCACGCGACGGCGGCCGGTATGGAATTGGTTGCCGATATTGCGCAAAAGTTTGCAGAAAATAACACCGTTGTCGTATCTGGTATGGCGATTGGCACAGATACCGCCGCCCACCGCGGTGCGTTGCGCGCAACGCCTGGCGCAGGAACGATTGCGGTTTTGGCGGGTGGGGTGGATTATATATGGCCACTGGAAAACGAATCGTTGTATTGGGATATTGTTGCGCACGGCGCAGTCATCAGTGAAATGCCCGTTGGATTTACACCCATTGCAACAAACTTTGTTCAGCGTAATCGAATCGTGGCGGGTTTGTCGCGTCGCCTGATTCTGGGCGAAGCGGATATAAAATCAGGTTCAATGACAACGGCCCGATTCGCACATGAATTAAATCGTGAAATTTGGGCAATTCCATCACACCCATCGGATTTAAGGGCTTTTGGTCCAAATTCCCTTATCCAGTCTGGCGTTGCGCGTTTATGTATGGGTGCGAATGATTTTTTTGACGCATCCCACCCAGAAACAAATCAGAAAAAAAATTCAAAAAAAATTGATGCCGAAAATAATTTAATTGATGCGATTGGAACAATTCCTGTCTCGGAATCTGTATTGGCAGAAATTGTCAAAAAATCGATTTCGGAAATCAAAAGTGAATTGGTAATTTTGGAATTAGGCGGACTTGTGCGAAAAATTGATGGCGGCTATGTTCGTGCCTAG
- the fabD gene encoding ACP S-malonyltransferase has product MSSIFVFPGQGAQSVGMGRDLYETNVAARAVFDAVDTALGEKLSDTIFNGPAEELTLTANVQPAIMATSIAMMRAAGATIPEYVAGHSLGEYTALCAAGALSVGDAAKLLRVRGNAMQSAVPVGDGLTAVILGLNIDAVREICAQTDCDVANDNSPGQVVISGLRETVEKTMELAKSCGAKRAMPLALSVPVHCRVQSPAADAIRAALESVEFKKPIVPIILNKTCQPTTDIDEIKEALVYQMTHGVRWRESVLNMADLGITEMIEIGPGSVLTGLCSRITDKITAQKLEI; this is encoded by the coding sequence ATGTCATCAATATTTGTATTCCCCGGCCAGGGCGCACAAAGCGTTGGCATGGGGCGCGATTTGTATGAAACCAATGTCGCCGCGCGCGCTGTGTTTGACGCGGTGGATACGGCACTGGGCGAAAAATTGTCTGATACTATTTTTAATGGCCCAGCCGAAGAATTAACCCTGACCGCGAATGTTCAGCCGGCAATTATGGCGACCTCTATTGCTATGATGCGTGCGGCGGGTGCGACCATCCCAGAATATGTGGCGGGGCATTCCCTGGGGGAATATACCGCGTTGTGTGCGGCGGGTGCGTTATCGGTGGGTGACGCGGCAAAATTGTTGCGTGTGCGTGGTAACGCGATGCAGTCTGCTGTGCCGGTGGGCGACGGCCTGACGGCGGTGATATTGGGATTGAATATTGATGCGGTGCGTGAAATCTGCGCACAAACCGATTGCGATGTTGCCAACGACAATTCCCCAGGCCAGGTTGTAATTTCAGGCCTGCGTGAAACGGTCGAAAAAACAATGGAATTGGCAAAATCCTGCGGGGCCAAGCGTGCAATGCCATTGGCATTGTCTGTGCCGGTTCATTGTCGTGTACAATCACCTGCGGCGGACGCGATACGCGCGGCATTGGAATCGGTTGAATTTAAAAAGCCCATTGTTCCGATTATATTGAATAAAACATGCCAACCCACAACGGATATTGATGAAATCAAAGAAGCATTGGTCTATCAAATGACACATGGTGTTCGTTGGCGCGAAAGTGTTTTGAACATGGCCGACCTTGGCATCACAGAAATGATAGAGATTGGGCCCGGTTCTGTTTTAACCGGTCTGTGTTCCCGTATTACAGATAAAATAACCGCACAGAAATTGGAGATATAA
- the mnmG gene encoding tRNA uridine-5-carboxymethylaminomethyl(34) synthesis enzyme MnmG produces MQDYDVIIIGGGHAGTESAAAAARRGAKTLLLTMAQSDLGALSCNPSIGGPGKSQMVAEMDAFGGVMPRAADRAGIHWRTLNATHGAATRALRAQIDRDLYHNAIVDILSEYKNLDVVFEPVESVDLENAIVNNKYHARAVVLTTGTFLNGTVTRGAEKIPSGRLMDDGTYQDADKSISNILQNAGFHMLRLKTGTPARIKRDSIDFSVCEIQPGDTPHDWFSDGDENNNYDAVCYITHTTQATHQIIRDNIKNAPMYNGDIRGTGPRYCPSLEDKVMRFPEHTSHHVFLEPEGYNSDLIYPNGISTSFGADIQDIWIRSIPGLENCEIARYGYAIEYDAIDARALNDKLQSKDHPHLFFAGQINGTSGYEEAAAQGLVAGANAAAFALNLAYLEIDRTNSMIGVLIDDITTLGVDEPYRMFTSRAEYRLSLRADNAIARLGKIGVDLGLIDAAAYERKLAARADQIAENDKFYAGYIARNEREIAAYKRDAELKIPSDFVYSGLPGLTNELVEKLTATRPENIADLTRIPGMTPAGIMVVLRKIKA; encoded by the coding sequence ATGCAAGACTATGATGTAATCATTATCGGTGGTGGACATGCGGGCACGGAATCGGCCGCCGCGGCCGCCCGTCGTGGTGCGAAAACATTGTTGTTAACCATGGCACAATCTGACCTGGGGGCGTTGTCGTGTAACCCCAGTATTGGTGGCCCCGGCAAATCCCAGATGGTGGCGGAAATGGATGCGTTTGGTGGTGTTATGCCACGTGCCGCCGACCGCGCGGGGATTCATTGGCGCACATTGAACGCAACCCATGGCGCGGCGACGCGTGCCTTGCGTGCGCAAATCGACCGTGATTTATATCATAATGCGATTGTTGATATTTTGTCGGAATATAAAAATCTGGATGTTGTATTTGAACCGGTTGAATCTGTGGATTTAGAAAACGCAATCGTTAACAACAAATATCATGCGCGCGCAGTTGTTCTGACAACGGGAACATTTTTAAATGGCACGGTTACCCGTGGTGCGGAAAAAATTCCATCGGGCCGATTGATGGACGACGGCACATACCAAGACGCCGACAAAAGCATATCAAATATTTTACAGAACGCGGGCTTTCATATGTTGCGCCTGAAAACGGGCACACCCGCGCGCATAAAACGCGATTCGATTGATTTTTCCGTCTGTGAAATTCAACCCGGCGACACGCCCCACGATTGGTTTTCCGACGGCGACGAAAACAATAATTATGATGCGGTCTGCTATATCACACACACGACCCAGGCCACGCACCAGATTATTCGTGACAACATCAAAAACGCGCCAATGTACAACGGCGACATTCGTGGCACTGGCCCGCGCTATTGCCCGAGTTTAGAAGACAAGGTTATGCGTTTCCCCGAACACACATCCCACCATGTGTTCCTTGAACCCGAAGGGTACAACAGCGACCTTATCTATCCCAATGGCATTTCCACCAGTTTTGGCGCCGACATCCAGGACATCTGGATTCGTTCAATTCCGGGTCTGGAAAACTGCGAAATTGCGCGCTATGGCTATGCGATTGAATACGATGCGATTGACGCGCGCGCCCTGAATGATAAATTGCAGTCCAAAGATCACCCACACCTGTTTTTTGCGGGGCAAATCAACGGCACATCCGGATACGAAGAAGCGGCGGCCCAGGGCCTGGTCGCGGGGGCAAATGCTGCGGCGTTTGCGCTGAACCTGGCGTACCTGGAAATTGACCGCACAAATTCAATGATTGGGGTACTGATTGACGACATAACAACATTGGGGGTTGATGAACCATATCGTATGTTCACATCGCGCGCGGAATATCGATTGTCGTTGCGGGCGGACAATGCGATTGCGCGCCTGGGCAAAATCGGTGTGGATTTGGGGTTAATTGACGCAGCGGCATACGAACGCAAATTGGCAGCGCGCGCCGACCAAATTGCCGAAAACGATAAATTCTATGCGGGCTATATCGCGCGTAATGAACGCGAAATTGCCGCCTATAAACGCGACGCGGAATTAAAGATTCCGTCTGATTTTGTTTATTCGGGCCTGCCGGGTCTGACCAATGAATTGGTTGAAAAATTAACGGCAACACGGCCGGAAAACATTGCCGACCTGACGCGCATACCGGGCATGACCCCCGCCGGCATTATGGTCGTGCTGCGCAAAATCAAGGCATAA